ACGCCGGCGGCGTGAAGAACTGGGCGTTGCTGACGACGCCCATCGTGACGCCGGCTTGTTGCAGTGCATTGAGCGTCTCCTCAAGTCCGGGCATCGGCCAGATTGGGTTGACGCGGCACTCATACTCGACCGACAGCCGCTCGATGTCGACCGCACCGGTGTCGATCGTTGGCAGCCCAGTGTTTGGCAGCACGGTGGCGAGCGTCTCGCGCCAGATGTCGCGGATCTCGACCTCGGGGAACTCGCTGGCCGACGCCGCGTGGCTGCGGGCGATGGCGGCGCGGAGCTCTTGGACGATCGCCTCGCCGTCGGCGGGCGGCTCGAGGCCGCAGGCCGCGATCGCCTGGCGGGCGGCCTCGCCGTGCGAGGCGCCGCTCGTCAGCGAGATGTCGCCCGACCCGCTGATCAGCAGCGTGCCGTAGACGTCGAACACGACCGCGCGGACGCCGTCGAGCGTGGGCAGCACCGGCTCGACGCCGGTTGGCTGGGGGGCGAGGGGGTGGCTGAGTTGCTGAATCCGTTCGGCGAGCTGGTTCATGGTTCCAGCCGCACCGGGAACAGGCGGTCGAGCCGCAGGAACGACCGCAGGATGTGCTCGCCGTCGGGGAGCGAGTCGATCCTGTCGCCCCCGGTTTTGTTGTCAGGGGCGTCGGCCCAGATCGCGGTGTAGATCTCCGACAGCCTTCGGCCGACCGCGGCGGGCGAGAACTGCTTGCGGACGCAGGCGGCGTTCTCCGCGACCGGCTGGCCCTCGGCGGCCACGCCTGAGAGGCGGTCGGCGAGCCCGGGGTTGAGCTGCTCCATTTCTTGGCGGGCGGACTCGGGGTTGGCCGTCACGTGGCGGATCACGTCGGCCTGGAACCGGCGGGGCAGGGCGGCGAAGTCGACGTCCGGGCCGTAGGTCCAGCCCTCGGTCGGGTTTTCGGGGACCGGGGCGCCAAAGTCGCGGCACGCCCAGCTGTGCAGGTCGAGCACCTCTTCGCGGGCGGCGTCGAGGTCGATCCAGCCGCCGGGGACCAGCAGCCGGTCGGTCAAACCGCCGAGCCGAAGTCCGTGCTCGGTGAAGTCGGACGTGATGCGTCCCAGGTTGCGGCCGATCAGCGGGCGGTCGACCAGCCACGCCTCGAGGAACACCATGCCGAACCCCTCGGCGACGCTGGTCGTGATGATGGCGTCGCTGGCGGCCAGTGCGTCGTAGAACTCGACGTCCCGGCCCTGGCGGGAGAGCGGGTCGCCGATGCCGAGCAGGCAGGGCAGCTGGAGCTC
Above is a window of Posidoniimonas polymericola DNA encoding:
- a CDS encoding HAD family hydrolase, which gives rise to MNQLAERIQQLSHPLAPQPTGVEPVLPTLDGVRAVVFDVYGTLLISGSGDISLTSGASHGEAARQAIAACGLEPPADGEAIVQELRAAIARSHAASASEFPEVEIRDIWRETLATVLPNTGLPTIDTGAVDIERLSVEYECRVNPIWPMPGLEETLNALQQAGVTMGVVSNAQFFTPPALAVLAGGEWDVLGIADDLCVWSFAHREAKPGRFLYERATELLHQRGIRPAETLYVGNDMRNDVAPAAAVGFRTALFAGDARSLRLREGDPLVGDRRPDAVVTDLRQIMPILSLADRP